The stretch of DNA ATCCTCATAATTTTGCTGATTAATTTTATTAAAATAACTTATGAAACCATATTCAATTATAGTCCAAACAAATAAACAGAGCCACCAATAATTATGCTCAAAATAAATTTGTACAGTTTGATTAAAGACGCATCTCGAATAGAGTAAGACACAAGCGGTAAAATGCCATGCCCTTCCTGGCTTATTGTATTGGCAAGCAAAACGGAAAACGGGATAGTACTATCCGCAAAAAGAAAAACAAAAATGAATTGAGGTCCGGAATCAGGAATAAGACCGATTAATGATGCCAGGAATAAAACCCAAAGCTTATTCTCCCTCACAAACAAATCGACATCCCAGAAATGAAAAGCAAAATTAAGGAATAAAAATGCACCCAACATCCAGATAAAAATTCTGAATAGATGTCTTTTTACGATATGATGCCAAATATGATCGAAAAAATAATGTTTAACACTTCTTTCATCTTCATGTACTTCTTGTAGTTGGCATTCAGTTTGAATTGGCAATTTCAAACGAGTAATGATCCATTGAATTAACCCGCCGCCCAATAACCCGATAATAATCAAACAAAAAAATAAAACCAGGGCAGCATAAGGGAATTTGACGATCATAACTAAAGCAGCATCACCACTTGAAGCGATCAAAGCAGTAGTCAAAGCGCCAATTCCAACAATCCCATGGATATACATAGATACAGACATAAAGCCGCCAAAACAACCGGGAATTACGCCAAGCATTGAAGTAAATACGTATGGCCTCCATGCTTTCTTTTGAATCATATTATGCAAGGTTCCCCGGGAGCGAATATTAATCAAATCCAAAACAACCATCATTAAAAATATATATAGGCTGATTTCCAGGCTTTCTCGCAGTGATTTTGTTATGATCTCTATCATCTGTCTAATTTTCAAATGATTGGTTGACTAAAAGCTTATGAATTATATGAATTTCGATATCAAGTTGCAAGGAGGCCGCGGCTAAGCGTAGGCATAGGATAAAATTCCTTGATCCTAACAACTTTGAATAGAAACGAAATTTCCGAATTAATTAATTTGAAACTGGTGGGTGTAAATATTTGATCAATCGGTAAATTAATTACAACCGCAACTGCCGCCACAGCATCCTTGCGAACCATTACCAGCAACGCTGGCTGACTCATAAGATGTAGAAGCAAATGTTGAAAAAAGCTTCTTCGTCTCTTTTGATCTGCACTTCGGACATTCAACCGAATCCAAGCCGGAAGATGTGTGAAATATCTCGAATTCTTTTTGGCATTCTACACATTTATATTCATAAATAGGCATATCAATAATCCATAATCTTATAGCTTTTAATTTCCAATTTTTCTCAAAGGAGTAACAAATGTATTGTCATAAAATGCTAACTATCCGAGGCCAGAATCAAGATAAAAACCAGTATAATTAATTTTCCTTATTTTCGTAAGTCAATAAGTCTACTAATTTTATTGTTTTAAAACAAGAAATTAACTATTATTTTTTTTTACATATGAAGATGAGTGACGAGAATCCTGTAAGATCAAGTTAATACAAAACAAGTCAAATTAGGAAATGAAAAAAAATAGAATACGGCACAAAAAATCCAAAGAGTTAGTTCAGTCTAAAAAAGTTCAACCCCGGGAAGTAAAACCAAAGGTTAAACTAACTAATCTAAAAAAAACGACAATAATCGTCGGTGTGATTATCATAATCGTTATTTCTGCTTTTTTAATTTCTGACTTTTCTAATTTAAAAAGATTAATCACAGGTGAATTTGGCAATTCAATTGCCGGTTTAGATGATTTAAATTATTTTCCAGATCCGCAAAAAACTTCAAAAACAAAAGGACCCAGGTTTGAAGATTTTACCGGAGCAGAGTCTTGTATGAAATGCCACAAGGAACAGTATAATTTATGGTATAATTCCACTCATGGTAAAGCGGGAGGAACGCCAGATAAAGTAAAAATCATTAGCTCATTTGATACAACCTTAACCTATGGTGACGCAATCGTTACTCCTTCCAACGAACAAGACCATAAATTCACGATAGAACTAAGCAACGGTCAGAGAATAGAATATAATATTGATGCAGTAATCGGTGGTGGTCATATGGTAGGAGGAGGTACCCAAAGCTATTTTTCAAAATTCCCGGATGGCAGCTACAGATTCCTTCCGTTCGATTTTAGCAAGCAGGAAGACCTCTGGTTCAGCCAGATCAGGAGAAATAACAATTGGTTTCCGGTCAATGGCGAGCTCTTTCTTGCTGAATTGAGTGACTGGCCACCACAGCGCATTCTGGGAACCGAAAACAGCTTCACTAATTGTCAAAATTGCCATGGCAGCCAAATTATGGTAAACTACAATCTGAAAAAGAAAAAATATGAAACAAAGTTCACAAGCCTCAAAATCAATTGCGAATCTTGCCACGGTCCCGGTAAAAGGCATATTGACTTGATGAATTCAAAAACTGCGAATGAGCTTGAAGATATCGGATTGGAATCTTTGAAAACCATCACAAAGGACGAGTCCTTAAACATTTGTTTTCAGTGCCATGCCGTCAAAGATCCCATCAAACCAAATTATTTACCGGGAAAAGCCCTGGAGGAATATTACTCATTAAAACTGCCTATCCTTGCGTCAAATCCTTATTTTGAAGATGGGCGTGTACGGCGTTTTGCATACCAACAGAATCATTTATTCAGCGATTGCTATCTCAATGGTTCGATGACATGTGTGGATTGCCATAGTCCACATTCTAATCAGTATCGTGACATAAATGGTCAAAAGCTTATCGGAAAATTCGCTAATGGCCAGTGTTTATCCTGCCATCCAAGCAAAACAGAAAAACAAGAGGCTCACTCACGACACAAGCCTGACTCAAAAGGAAATTTGTGTGTTACTTGCCATATGCCTTTTCTTCAGCATAAAAATGTTGGCGAGCATATTACTTTTACGAGATCGGATCATACAATACCTATTCCGAGGCCTTCTTTTGATAATAGTATAGGTATTGAAGATGCATGTCATCAATGTCATAAGGATAAAAGTATCGATTGGCTTCAAGCAAAGGTAGATGAGTGGTATGGCGAGCTAAAACCTCACAAAGAATCTATTGCAAATTTATTCGATTTGGATACAATTAACGACCGAAAAAAAGGTGCTGAAAAGCTGCTATTTGTAAATGGGAATCACCGAATGGCACAAACTATCGGCCTTAGTTATTTTGTAAAAACATTTCTTTCTCCCGATATGCCGCACCTTGAGAATGAAATTATTGATAGACTCAAGAAATTGGTTGATAATAAGGATTTGGATATTAAATCTCTTGCATTAATGATTCTGCATATGACGAGCGGTTTTAAACCGGAAATACGAAATTATCTAAAAGATCAATTAAAAAATCAAACTGGGCAAGAGCATGCTGTTAGGGCTCGTTGGGCATTAGCTATGGATTACCTCGGATCCGTGTATGCTCAAAAAAACCAATTTGACAAAGCCATCCAAATGCATAAAAAAGCGTTGGAAATTACCCCGGATGATCCCTTTATTTGGGTGAACCTGGGCAATTCTTACGGCAACAGGGGATTACTAAACAGAGCAATCAACTGTTTTATTAAGGCGTCAGAAATTAAACCCGATTATGAAACCGCTTTAATTAACCTGGGATCCGCTTATCAACGAAAGGGGAAAAAAGAAAAAGCATTTGATGCATTTCAAAAAGCAACCGATGTTAAACCAGTGAATCCTGAAACTCATATTTCTTTAGCCCGGGCTTATCTGAACTCAGGAGATATGGAATCTGCAATCGAAAAATTAAAATTGGGGTTGGAACTCATTCCAAATGATCCAACAATTATTGATTTTCTAAATAACCTGGTAGCAAATCGTTTAAATGTAAATTAACCTGGATAATTCATGAATCATATTTTTAAGCTTAAAACTTCCAATTATGTCATCCCGTCGCTCGACGGGATCCATTTCCATACATATGAAAAAGCAGAATGTTAATCATGAGAATAGGGTGAAATGATCTTTTATCAGATAACAGTTATAAGGTTTATGAATAGGTCAGGTTAATGAGTGTCTGAACGAAAATTCATCATTTGTCATTTCGACAAAGCCCTTGGGCTGCGTTCAGGATAAACTCCACAAGGAAAAATCTTTTCTTTAAAAACATGTTAAGACATCAGAATTATAGAAACTTATAAGATATCTCTCCCGTCTAGCGGGATCGAAATGACAGTATGTGGCATACGCAAGGAGTTTTCGCTCAAACACTAATTATTCGTTAGTCTTTTTTTGGATAATCAAGGACTCGAAAATCGCCACCCACTCGCCTGTAAGGTATTTTCAAAAAATTCTTTCCGATAACTTCAGCGTCGACCGCAATCGTCTTAATTAATTCTTGTGGTAAATTATCGTGCTCTATCAAAAAATACGGAATGACTTCATAAGCCCCAAGAGGTAAAAATAATTCTCTAAAGTTAGTACCATTAAGTTGAAAAATCATCCGACGGCTTTCAGGCTCAGTTCCAATAACATCGTATGCCCTGGTTGATGCACCAATATCCGGAATATCAACAAAAATTTCTTGAGTTTCCCGATTCCTTAATAGGACTGCACCCAACAAACCTCCAATTGATTTGGGGTAAATTACAGTCACTGAATCGAAAGTTGCTTGTAGAGTGACTTGCACATCAATCTGTCCCTCATACCAATTAGGCACCCATTGCGGTTCTACCAAAGTCAATATATCCAAAATCTTATGCATTTGAATTGTATGTGTTAAAGAACCCTGATTATTTAAGTCTCCCTCGCCATATAAAAACAATCCATTTCTTACAGGTATGCTGACAGTTTTTATTTCATAATTAGCTACATAAAAATAAAGTTTAAATATCCCATTTAAACTTGATGTAGATTCACTTAATTCTTTTGGTATCTCAATACTAAAAACCCCCGACTCATCAGTTCTGGTGCTTAAATCAAAACCTTCTAACCAAACAAATATATTATCATCAGGCGATGTGTTCAATAAATCTACTGATCCTCTAATAATTCTAGGTTCGGGTGCTATATCAGCCTCAAAGGGTGACTTCGTACAACTTAATTGATAGCTAAAAACTAACCCAATGATCAAAACCCCTAGAAATAGTCTATCAAATTTCATAACAACACCTATAAATGTTATTGCTTATAATCGGTAAATCTACTACAATTCCTGAATAATTACAAACATGCCTCCTTCTCTTTTGAAGGGTATTTTAAGAAAGTTCGGGCCAAATGTTTCAGCTGCTGAATCAATACTCGCAATTAATTCCACCGGTAATTCATCCTGAATAATTAAAAAATAAGGTATAATTTGATAAGTACCATTGGGTAGTAACCCTGATGAAAGGGTAAATCCATATTTCAAGATTTCTTCCTCATTCCCAATTTTATGGTTTGATAACACAAAACTATTATTATTATTTAATACAATCGGATTAACTTGACCATCGCGACTAAAAATGATTGCACTACGCGATCCCTCTATTGATTTTGGTAAAACCACTTGTACCGAATCTTGCATTGCTTGAAGAGTTACTAAAACCTGGATAGGACCTTCATAATTTCTGTCAACAGTATCCGGGTTTACATCAGTTTTAATTCTAAGTAACTTTACTAAAGATTTGGTTCCAACTAACTTGCCTTTATTATCTAAATCGCCCCTGGATAATATAAATTTTCCTTTATTCACAACAAGACTTGATGAAGATAATTTATAATTAGCAACATAATAAAATAGTCTGAAAATCCCATTTTCTAATGAGTTTGACTGCGGCAATATGAGTTTAAACTCTCCATTTCCATCAGTAAAAGTATTTAATTGAGTATCTTCAAGCCAAATATAAACTCCACCTGGATTTTCATTTTCCGATAGTTTTACAATTCCTTCTACCGTCTCGGATGAATTCTCTTTAATTTCTTCACCAAATGGGCTGTCCGAACAACTTAAAATCCAAATAGCCATCCATAGAAAAAGCAAAAAATATGTTTTATGATATTTTCGATTCATGGTTTGTGACATATTCTAACAAAATCTGCCTATAATAAGGACTAATTCTTTGGAATGTTTTTTAAGTT from candidate division KSB1 bacterium encodes:
- a CDS encoding arsenic efflux protein, coding for MIEIITKSLRESLEISLYIFLMMVVLDLINIRSRGTLHNMIQKKAWRPYVFTSMLGVIPGCFGGFMSVSMYIHGIVGIGALTTALIASSGDAALVMIVKFPYAALVLFFCLIIIGLLGGGLIQWIITRLKLPIQTECQLQEVHEDERSVKHYFFDHIWHHIVKRHLFRIFIWMLGAFLFLNFAFHFWDVDLFVRENKLWVLFLASLIGLIPDSGPQFIFVFLFADSTIPFSVLLANTISQEGHGILPLVSYSIRDASLIKLYKFILSIIIGGSVYLFGL
- a CDS encoding zinc ribbon domain-containing protein, with translation MPIYEYKCVECQKEFEIFHTSSGLDSVECPKCRSKETKKLFSTFASTSYESASVAGNGSQGCCGGSCGCN
- a CDS encoding ammonia-forming cytochrome c nitrite reductase subunit c552 encodes the protein MKKNRIRHKKSKELVQSKKVQPREVKPKVKLTNLKKTTIIVGVIIIIVISAFLISDFSNLKRLITGEFGNSIAGLDDLNYFPDPQKTSKTKGPRFEDFTGAESCMKCHKEQYNLWYNSTHGKAGGTPDKVKIISSFDTTLTYGDAIVTPSNEQDHKFTIELSNGQRIEYNIDAVIGGGHMVGGGTQSYFSKFPDGSYRFLPFDFSKQEDLWFSQIRRNNNWFPVNGELFLAELSDWPPQRILGTENSFTNCQNCHGSQIMVNYNLKKKKYETKFTSLKINCESCHGPGKRHIDLMNSKTANELEDIGLESLKTITKDESLNICFQCHAVKDPIKPNYLPGKALEEYYSLKLPILASNPYFEDGRVRRFAYQQNHLFSDCYLNGSMTCVDCHSPHSNQYRDINGQKLIGKFANGQCLSCHPSKTEKQEAHSRHKPDSKGNLCVTCHMPFLQHKNVGEHITFTRSDHTIPIPRPSFDNSIGIEDACHQCHKDKSIDWLQAKVDEWYGELKPHKESIANLFDLDTINDRKKGAEKLLFVNGNHRMAQTIGLSYFVKTFLSPDMPHLENEIIDRLKKLVDNKDLDIKSLALMILHMTSGFKPEIRNYLKDQLKNQTGQEHAVRARWALAMDYLGSVYAQKNQFDKAIQMHKKALEITPDDPFIWVNLGNSYGNRGLLNRAINCFIKASEIKPDYETALINLGSAYQRKGKKEKAFDAFQKATDVKPVNPETHISLARAYLNSGDMESAIEKLKLGLELIPNDPTIIDFLNNLVANRLNVN